The Malus sylvestris chromosome 12, drMalSylv7.2, whole genome shotgun sequence genome contains a region encoding:
- the LOC126592959 gene encoding uncharacterized protein LOC126592959 isoform X3 — protein MESSSSSASSDGLNLKEGSIVDPFLVEALQNPRHRLTILRMELDIQRFLKSPDQQLFEFQHFPTSYLRLAAHRVSQHYGLQTMVQDWGSDGQGNRILVRKTAESKYPAIQLSEIPAKQSENNRHEQIKIVIRPRSDKNNMNGANGAGIKRSPVRSVEERKEEYDRARARIFSSTSSSDSDDTPFQSLTDAKNASFSRDENEGFRNSVVDTEKNLNVKDLGSSSRVAIFRDREKDRTDPDYDRSYERYVRSLPTNQGFNLAPFNMQKVEPQFLQYDAVFSQRPRHQASIGYRPPSTPAMSPFGAVGFNQTGDATYMQWPSASMMYAHSYDQFRQAVIQAPFCHHPLSFHSQNH, from the exons ATGGAATCCTCATCTTCTTCAGCTTCCAGCGATGGCCTTAACCTCAAAGAAGGGTCAATCGTTGACCCTTTCTTGGTCGAGGCTCTCCAGAATCCTCGCCACCGTCTCACCa ttttgcGAATGGAACTTGATATCCAGAGGTTTCTGAAAAGTCCTGATCAGCAGCTGTTTGAGTTCCAACATTTCCCTACATCCTACCTTCGACTTGCTGCACATCGTGTTTCTCAACACTATGGCTTGCAGACTATGGTTCAGGATTGGGGCTCAGATGGCCAAGGGAATAGGATTTTGGTGAGGAAAACAGCAGAAAGCAAATACCCAGCAATTCAGTTATCCGAAATACCGGCTAAGCAGTCAGAAAACAATAGACATGAGCAGATTAAAATTGTCATCAGGCCCAGGtctgataaaaataatatgaatgGAGCTAATGGAGCCGGGATCAAACGAAGTCCTGTGAGAAGTGTGgaagagaggaaggaggagTACGATCGGGCACGGGCTCGCATCTTTAGCAGCACTAGCAGTTCTGATTCTGATGATACGCCTTTTCAGTCCCTTACAGATGCGAAAAATGCATCTTTTAGCAGGGATGAGAATGAAGGTTTTAGGAACTCTGTGGTTGATACAGAAAAGAATTTAAACGTGAAGGATCTTGGTTCTTCATCTCGAGTTGCCATTTTTAGAGATAGGGAAAAAGACCGTACTGACCCAGATTATGATCGAAGTTATGAAAG GTACGTTAGGAGCCTTCCTACCAATCAAGGATTTAACTTGGCACCTTTCAATATGCAAAAGGTTGAACCTCAGTTTTTGCAGTACGATGCTGTTTTCTCTCAGAGGCCAAGACATCAAGCTTCAATTGGTTACAGGCCTCCTTCGACCCCAGCTATGAGCCCTTTTGGTGCTGTGGGATTCAATCAGACAGGCGATGCTACGTACATGCAGTGGCCAAGTGCTTCAATGATGTATGCGCATTCATATGATCAGTTTAGGCAAGCTGTTATTCAG GCTCCATTCTGTCACCATCCCCTGAGCTTTCATTCACAAAACCATTAA